The genomic interval CAAACCTCAGAGAGCCACTGGCTCTGGCTGGCTGACATAGTGGCATCAGTCATTCTACCCTGCCCTTAATCATCTCTGGCCATGCCAGAGGGCCTGTGTGCCAGCAGGGCATCAGAATACAGGTTGCAGCTAGAACACAGAGCAGGACTCTTAAGCCCCTGCTTAAGTCCCTGGCTCAACTTTGGTTTTCTTCATCTGTAGGATAGGAATCATAAGAGTCTCGCCAtggcggcggggggggggggggggggggggggaggtggctgtcatcccagcactcaggaagcagagtcagcCAACAGTGTTGGTATCAAACAGCTAGCTCGATACCAGCCTGAGCtaaatgagaccctgactcaaaaaaaaccaaaaaaaacaaaaacacaactaGGAATACTAGGGGAATCCTAGGGAAATACTAGGGGGATCCAGAAGCATACATCTAAACACAAGCTCCTTCAGGACAAAGAGTTTGGctttgcttttggagacaggatctttttatataaccctggctgtcctggaactcattgtgtggaccaggctggcctcgaactcacaaagacccacctgcctctacctctttgAATgcagagattacaggtatgtgccatcatgcccaatcattttgtttgtttgtttgcttgcttgcttgtttgcttgcttgcctttTCCTACCACATTGCTGGTACCTGGAAAGTGTTTcttgggcagggcagtggtggcacagccacagcactagggaggcagaggcaggcagactgctgtgagttcgaggctagccggtctacagagtgaattccaggacagccagggctatgctgagagactctgtctggaaaatccaaaaaccaaacaaaataaaaaaaaaaaaacaaaaaacccagcttGTTGCCTGTTGAGTAAATACATACAAAGACAAAGGCAGTGTGGTAGCTAGCATGTAGCTAAGAGTTACCTAGCTCTGTCCATCAGCGGCACTAGTTGAGAGCTTAGACTgacttaccacacacacacacacacacacacacacacacacacacacacacacacaaacacacgcacaggGCTCTCACCGTAGAGCCTGCAGAGCTTTCTTATTCTGTCGCCGCTTCTCCTCATCAATGGGGTATAGCTTGAAGAGCAGCAGGCCCAGCAGGATGAGGATGATAGGAGCCATGGTCACCAGCATCTTCAGTGTAAACTTGACCTGTTCTGGCTGGGAGCATCTCCGAGTCTGGTACTCAGCAAAGCTGTGGAACCCAGTGGGCACGGAGTGGTGAGGATGGGATACCTGAACCCTACCCTTGTCCCCAGCCTTGCCCAAGACTCACAGGCCACTCACTCAAGACTGAGCGTCGAGACACCCAGTGAGACTCCAGAGGCAAACTTGGTGAAGAAGAcgtagaaggagaagaaaatgggCTCGGTGCCAGGGGAGTGAGGGTGTTTCAGGTGGAAGTCGTCGATAACGTCAGGTAGCATAGACCTACGCAGAGAGGGTGGTGGCAGCCATGAGTGACCCTCACCTAGCTACCAGCTCATATGGTGTCCAGGTCAATGAGCAGCAACTGTCCTCTGGGAACTTGAAGTGAGGGGGATAGCTCTACGGGTCCCATCTATCAGGATGGGTCCCACTTTAGACGTTCTGCTTGGCAAAGAGAGGGCAGGCTAGGTGTTTCATAGTTCACAACCTCTATCAATCACTGTATCAGGCGGACCCACCTCATCCCAGACCCATagaaaggcaggaggaggagccaCCAAGGCGCTGTCCCCAGTGGGAGGGTGCTGGCTGGGGAATACACCTGGTGAGCCTCTGTGTAACCTACCATGGTAGCAAGAAGGCAGCCGCTACACTGACGCCAGCGGCTATGGCCACCACGTAAGTGACGATTAGATTACTCTTCATGAGGGCCACCAAGATGAGAAAAGGTACTGCAGACTGGAACAGGGAGTACAAGATGGGTCACCCAGGAGGCTCCCATCGGCAACTCCCCACACACTCCCCAACTCCACTCCACCTCTACCCTTTGAGCcccactcacagagatcccaacGTATACGGCTGTCTTCTTACCAAACCGGGTTAGGAACCACTGCCAGATGGGGATGGTGAATGTGGCCGAGAGCTGTGGGCAACAAGAAAGGTGGAGAAGGGTGCATTATTGGAGAGAGCTTCCTGCCCATTGCAGGCCCCAAAGGATGCTCCCGGGCCAGCCACTGGCTGTGAGGAAGTCACCAGGCACGTCTGGTGGCTTCCCAGGGGAGCACAGAGTAAGCAgacctcccatctcaccataaCTGTGAATGCAAAGCTGACCACAGTTGTTGGGATCCTCATTTTTAATGGACCGTGTTTTCTAACCGTCCAGCCTCAAACCCTCTTCTTTCATAACCCTCCCTAAGCAATTGTAAGTGAGATCCCAGGGAAACCCCCCCTTATCCCTTCATGACTAGGGAGCACCCTGAAGGTATACCCTCTGATGCCCAAGGAACCAACCAGACTTGTACATCATCAGCTAACCTTATGCCCTGTACTCACCATGATGGCCAGGAGGAGGTTCTGGAACTCATTTCGGAAGCCCAAGGTATAGGTGCAGAACAAGGCGAAGTTACCCTCCACCAGCTGGGGCATGGGACAGGtcaaggaaatgaagaagaagaaaaaggtgaCTTGGGGGATCCCAGAGGCCTCTGCTTGCCCCCACTCCATCCTGCCCACCTCTCTGCTTCACCACAGTCCAAATCTCTAACCCCACCCCTATTAGATGGACTCTCGGGATGACCATCTCAACCCCCACTCACCATGAAAGCCAGGGAGGTAAAAAGGAAGCCAGCGATGAGCTTGACATAGGGGCCATGACTCATGACCAGCCGGAGGCCCTGAAAGAAGGGCATTGACTCGGCCTGCTGGGCCTCGTAGGGTTCTAGGGATCAGAGAGGATCATGAGAAGGTGGCAGAAGTCCCTTCCAAAGCCTGGTGTGCAGGCAGAAAGGGACAACCGCTCCCCAGAGCTGTGGGTGGAACTCTCCCCAGAATGCTTGCTCTCACCTCTCTGCTCCCGCACGCCTAGAATCAGAATGACGGCACAGATGACGTAGATGGAGGCGATGATGCCTGCTGCCAACAGGTAAGCATTTTGCTATGACATACAGAGACAGGGTCAGTCTGATCTCATCCCAGCAGCCCCACGCCACGATCTCAGGCCAGGCCTTTCTCCTGTGGGAGCCTCACTGTCTCCATCTGTGAACCAGGAGGGTCATCCTGGACCTGCTGTTGCTTCCCAAGGCTGGGCCAAGTCCAAGTATACAAAATGTTACACAGCCAGACTAGGTAGCGCGTGAACCCACAGCCCAAGTCTCCCCACATCTCTGCAGCTCACTGGGACCCAGGGCAAGTGTCTTGGTCTCCCAGGCCTCACTcacttttctcatctataaagtgGGTATATGTGCATCCTGACATTTACATTTACCAAGTGCCCAGGAACTGATGAACACCAGCTACTATTACTGCTTGTAGAATAAACACAAGGCACCCCGTTTGTTCTCTTCCCAAACCCCTGCCCTACCAGGGGCCTCACCGTGTCTTTGAGGGAGGTGGTACTCTGGGTGCGATTGACAACTTCTGAGGCTACCACAGTGCCATTCTGGTCCTGGAGACAAGGTGCCTTGGCTTGGCCCACAATTTGTCCTTGGATCGCTGTGCCTATCACTGTGCCCAGCACCTCCACAGTCATTCCTAGGCAGGGAAGAGATCTTTTCAGATGGGCCCTCATTGCCCAGAGCCCCAGGGAGGGAGTCAGATGGCTGGAAGCCGCTCTTAGCTCCAGGTAAATTGGGCTAGGGGGGTGGGGCAGGTGACATTTCAGCCTATTTTCATGGCCTTTCTCTGTGTGACCTTCAGGTCAGTCCCGTACCTCTCTGGGTCTCACTTGAGTGATAAAGgaagtgaattctttttttttttttttttttttggtttttcgagacagggtttctctggatcgccctagcagtcctggaactcactctgtagcccaggctggcctcgaactcagaaatccacctgcctctgcttcccaagtgctgggattaaaggcgtgcgccatcattGCCCGGCCGTGAATTCTTTTTAACATGTTTTCATGGGCCAGGGATATAACTCAAATGGTTAAGTGACTGCTTAGCAGCCACAAGGCTCTGGGTTGAAACTTCCgagtcacagagaaaggagacagagggagaggggttcaccacacacacacacacacacacacacacacacacacacacacactcaggaatagAGCAAAGAACAAGACCCACAAAGTATAAGGAGGATGGGGAGCAGGACCTGAAAGGTCTAGGGTCCCCTTCAGGCGGGGAcaggatgctgggagaaggacTTACTATAGGCAGTGGCAGAGTCACGCTCACTCTGCTCTGTGCTGATGAACATGGTGAGTGCTGAGTAGGGAACGTGGAAGCACTGTTATGAAAGAGAAGCTCTCGGGCGGTTAGATGGATGAGACACGCAAAAGGCCCCCAGGGCCCACCCTTGCCCCCTGCCCCTCGCCAAGGTGCCAAGGGGAGGGGCCCACACTCACCGTGACCAGTGTCTCAAAGAGGCAATAGAAAAGCAGGTACCAAAGGAACCCGTGCGAACTTTCCGTCCCTGATGGGAAGTCAGGCACAAACCAGATGAGGAAGTAAGCAATGATGGCCAGGGGAGTGGAGAAGATGATcctgaggaaaggagaggggtcTGAGTGGAAGCTAGAGAACTCTAAGAGCCCTGATCTGTGCCACAAGCCCATCCACAGAGGAGGAAGtctgagtcagagaaagagattGATGGCCATGCCTGAAGGATGGACTAGGGCAAGGTCCTGGACCAAAATCTTGAACAAGGAGCTTGAAGGGAACAGAGAGCAAGGAGCATGAGGTGAGACGCTGAGTCTCAAGCATTATCTCTCCTGGAAAAAGAATCCCAGTGAAGGGGGTTGTCCCAGCAACAATCCTCAACCCTCCATGCATCTCTGGTATACACACaaggaagcgggagtgggtgggagaggcCAACTCCAGGTAAAGGAGAAAGGGGCCACAGAAGAGGATCTGGCTCAGTCACAGACGTATAAGGAGGGTAGGGGACAAATGTCTGGCCAAACCATTGTGAGAAATAAGGATTCCTCGGGGCAGATCAACGGCCCAGCATTTGCATAGGAAGCAAAGTGCAAAGGTTAAAAGGAAGGCCTCAGgcagcaagatggcccagtgggcaAACTGATTTCTGTGAGGCCTGACAATCAGATTTATCCCTAGAACACACATgcaggaaggagggaaccaactcccacaagctgtcctctggcctccacatactgTGCTGTGGCATGCCCACATGTGTGCGGGTGTGtgcctacacacataaaataaatattcaaaaagaaGGAAGCTTTGAGTTAAACTTTCTGAGTCTGTCACTAACTATAAAAGCTGAGTCTTGGGTGAGTTATTTAACTTCTCTGAGACTCATTTcctcacatgtaaaataaaaataaaaaaagagtatggTGCCTCCATTCAACATTTACCTACATCTTTATGAGGTGCGATTATGTGCTAGGAACTATTCTGACTGTGGCAGATGTGTCAGCAAAGAAGACACCATTGCTCTTGTAAAACTCACATTCTAGTTGGTAAGCAACAAAAATGCCATGTTATTCAgccctaaaaataaaaatcttgacaCATGCAACAACACAGAACTTTAAGGACTGGCCACATGGAATATAACTGTTCCTGAGAAACAAATATTGTACAGTTTAATTTATAGGGGGTAGTCAAATCCACAGTTTTAGATATGACTCCACAAGATTTGTCAACCCCTAAacctgatgacatgagttcaaattcaCAGACCcataagagaaaaagaatcaatTCCTGCAAGTCATCCCctgacctacacatacataccaccatATATCCTCCCAGAACCCCACACTCACCCAAAAAAATAGTGgttgacaggaaggaaggagtaagGATCATCTTTTAATGAACTCAAAGTTTGGGttggaaaagataaaaa from Mastomys coucha isolate ucsf_1 unplaced genomic scaffold, UCSF_Mcou_1 pScaffold18, whole genome shotgun sequence carries:
- the Mfsd2a gene encoding sodium-dependent lysophosphatidylcholine symporter 1 isoform X1, which encodes MAKGEGAESGSAAGLLPTSILQASERPAQVKKEPKKKQQLSICNKLCYAVGGAPYQLTGCALGFFLQIYLLDVAKVKPLPASIILFVGRAWDAFTDPLVGFCISKSSWTRLGRLMPWIIFSTPLAIIAYFLIWFVPDFPSGTESSHGFLWYLLFYCLFETLVTCFHVPYSALTMFISTEQSERDSATAYRMTVEVLGTVIGTAIQGQIVGQAKAPCLQDQNGTVVASEVVNRTQSTTSLKDTQNAYLLAAGIIASIYVICAVILILGVREQREPYEAQQAESMPFFQGLRLVMSHGPYVKLIAGFLFTSLAFMLVEGNFALFCTYTLGFRNEFQNLLLAIMLSATFTIPIWQWFLTRFGKKTAVYVGISSAVPFLILVALMKSNLIVTYVVAIAAGVSVAAAFLLPWSMLPDVIDDFHLKHPHSPGTEPIFFSFYVFFTKFASGVSLGVSTLSLDFAEYQTRRCSQPEQVKFTLKMLVTMAPIILILLGLLLFKLYPIDEEKRRQNKKALQALREEASSSGCSDTDSTELASIL
- the Mfsd2a gene encoding sodium-dependent lysophosphatidylcholine symporter 1 isoform X2, encoding MAKGEGAESGSAAGLLPTSILQASERPAQVKEPKKKQQLSICNKLCYAVGGAPYQLTGCALGFFLQIYLLDVAKVKPLPASIILFVGRAWDAFTDPLVGFCISKSSWTRLGRLMPWIIFSTPLAIIAYFLIWFVPDFPSGTESSHGFLWYLLFYCLFETLVTCFHVPYSALTMFISTEQSERDSATAYRMTVEVLGTVIGTAIQGQIVGQAKAPCLQDQNGTVVASEVVNRTQSTTSLKDTQNAYLLAAGIIASIYVICAVILILGVREQREPYEAQQAESMPFFQGLRLVMSHGPYVKLIAGFLFTSLAFMLVEGNFALFCTYTLGFRNEFQNLLLAIMLSATFTIPIWQWFLTRFGKKTAVYVGISSAVPFLILVALMKSNLIVTYVVAIAAGVSVAAAFLLPWSMLPDVIDDFHLKHPHSPGTEPIFFSFYVFFTKFASGVSLGVSTLSLDFAEYQTRRCSQPEQVKFTLKMLVTMAPIILILLGLLLFKLYPIDEEKRRQNKKALQALREEASSSGCSDTDSTELASIL